One genomic region from Hoeflea algicola encodes:
- a CDS encoding methyl-accepting chemotaxis protein — protein sequence MNIDRLLARFSIQTKVIVLVIPLIAGMAGLASINLYTGNLLGDRLLGTNASIETLSGFKEAYAGITNFLQEQSEEKRAAVTNSLDAQLAHMQTVIALAENAEESDALESARVLAEELRTNVDDLWRLSGEETEIRARFAAILTEISSVRDRLNSKIEAVATELADSEAEAKGMLRSAEQIGNGAQAIVRISSAISGARTPEDTFKAANDLKSEITDLHETLPAAIPATKPAVKSLIADNLGALLSTLEAGVSGDTGMISLQKYANALRPTGIKLQGLGAQVARKAMVRFGELDQPILEGQQMITDARGFLAGLAAVELSIAEFVGNPVQESGEALAAKLSVLDQSVELLSFSDSGAPILETIGDNWIEQAAAIPGLVRDLISNNEAKNSDFVEASDRINQAWSGVLTFASSQQRGAELVKGRASGITLTAAAAAGLFGLLAAFMLISALKRPILRLVNAMRDVASGDLDTDLSDNARADEIGEMARALDVFKHNAIDKIRVEDESERARDQAASQRQRADAEKQKSDEELRFAVESLGQALRNLSQGDLVATIDTPFSGELDSLRTDFNESVERMRGALHQIRDNARSITDNSAQLRSAADDLSRRTEQQAASLEQTAAAVDQISSTVRTASSRATDTDKLAGDTANDARASGEVVSRAVDAMGRIEEASGKIGKIIGVIDEIAFQTNLLALNAGVEAARAGEAGRGFAVVAQEVRELAGRSATAAKEIKQLIAHAGDEVRSGVSLVGETGEAITRIIARIEEISAHVGAMATASREQATGLGEVNTAVNQMDQMTQQNAAMVEETNASSHTLAQEAAALSTLVAAFRLDLDQARQPHQSHAA from the coding sequence ATGAACATTGACAGGCTCCTCGCCCGCTTTTCGATTCAGACCAAGGTTATCGTCCTTGTCATCCCGCTGATTGCGGGAATGGCCGGGCTGGCCTCGATCAACCTTTATACCGGCAATTTGCTGGGCGACCGCCTGCTTGGCACCAATGCCAGCATCGAAACCCTGAGCGGCTTCAAGGAAGCCTATGCCGGCATAACCAATTTCCTGCAGGAGCAAAGCGAGGAAAAGCGCGCGGCGGTGACAAACAGCCTCGATGCCCAGCTTGCGCACATGCAAACCGTGATTGCACTTGCCGAGAATGCCGAGGAATCAGACGCGCTCGAGAGCGCCCGGGTGTTGGCCGAAGAATTGCGTACCAATGTTGATGATCTGTGGAGGCTGTCCGGCGAGGAAACGGAAATCCGCGCCAGGTTCGCCGCCATCCTGACCGAGATCAGCAGCGTCCGCGACCGGCTCAACAGCAAGATTGAGGCGGTGGCCACCGAATTGGCCGATTCCGAAGCAGAAGCCAAGGGCATGCTCCGGTCAGCCGAGCAGATCGGCAATGGCGCGCAGGCCATCGTCAGGATTTCCAGCGCCATTTCCGGTGCCCGCACCCCGGAAGACACCTTCAAGGCTGCCAATGATCTGAAGTCCGAAATCACGGATCTTCATGAAACGCTGCCGGCCGCCATTCCCGCCACCAAACCGGCCGTCAAAAGCCTGATCGCTGACAATCTCGGCGCATTGTTGTCAACGCTTGAAGCGGGCGTGAGCGGCGACACCGGCATGATCTCACTGCAAAAATATGCCAATGCGCTGCGTCCGACCGGCATCAAGCTGCAAGGCCTCGGCGCGCAAGTGGCGCGCAAGGCGATGGTTCGGTTCGGCGAGCTTGATCAGCCGATCCTGGAGGGTCAGCAGATGATCACCGATGCCAGGGGATTCCTGGCCGGATTGGCCGCGGTCGAATTGTCGATTGCCGAATTTGTCGGCAATCCCGTGCAGGAAAGTGGCGAAGCCTTGGCGGCAAAGCTCAGTGTGCTCGATCAAAGCGTCGAACTGCTGTCGTTTTCCGACAGCGGCGCACCGATTCTCGAGACCATCGGCGACAACTGGATCGAGCAAGCCGCGGCGATTCCGGGGCTGGTCCGCGACCTGATTTCCAACAACGAAGCCAAGAACAGCGATTTCGTCGAGGCTTCGGACCGCATAAACCAGGCCTGGAGCGGCGTACTCACCTTCGCCAGCAGCCAGCAGCGCGGCGCCGAGCTGGTCAAGGGCCGCGCCAGTGGCATCACGCTGACGGCAGCCGCCGCCGCCGGCCTGTTCGGCCTGCTCGCCGCCTTCATGCTGATTTCCGCCCTCAAGCGCCCGATCCTGCGGCTGGTCAACGCCATGCGCGATGTGGCTTCCGGCGATCTCGACACCGATCTCAGCGATAACGCCCGTGCCGACGAGATCGGCGAGATGGCCCGCGCGCTCGATGTCTTCAAGCACAATGCCATCGACAAGATTCGCGTCGAGGATGAAAGCGAGCGCGCCCGCGACCAGGCCGCCAGCCAGCGTCAGCGTGCCGATGCTGAAAAGCAGAAATCCGATGAAGAGCTGCGCTTTGCCGTGGAGTCTCTGGGTCAGGCGCTGCGCAATCTCTCCCAGGGGGATCTGGTTGCCACAATCGACACCCCGTTCAGCGGCGAACTCGACAGCCTGCGCACCGATTTCAACGAGTCGGTCGAGCGCATGCGCGGCGCGCTGCACCAGATCCGCGACAATGCCCGCTCGATCACCGATAACAGCGCCCAATTGCGTTCTGCCGCCGATGATCTGTCGCGCCGCACCGAACAGCAGGCGGCCTCGCTCGAACAGACCGCCGCCGCCGTCGACCAGATTTCATCCACCGTCCGCACCGCCTCGAGCCGCGCAACTGACACAGACAAGCTCGCCGGCGACACCGCCAACGACGCCCGCGCCTCCGGCGAAGTTGTGTCCCGCGCTGTTGATGCCATGGGCCGCATCGAGGAAGCCTCCGGCAAGATCGGCAAGATCATCGGCGTGATCGACGAGATCGCCTTCCAGACCAACCTCTTGGCGCTCAATGCCGGGGTCGAGGCGGCCCGCGCCGGTGAGGCCGGGCGCGGTTTTGCCGTGGTGGCCCAGGAAGTCCGCGAGTTGGCCGGCCGCTCCGCCACCGCCGCCAAGGAAATCAAGCAGCTGATCGCCCACGCCGGCGACGAGGTCCGTTCCGGCGTCAGCCTGGTTGGCGAAACCGGCGAGGCGATCACCCGCATCATCGCCCGCATCGAGGAAATCTCCGCCCATGTCGGCGCCATGGCCACCGCCAGCCGCGAACAGGCCACCGGTCTGGGCGAGGTCAACACGGCGGTCAACCAGATGGATCAGATGACCCAGCAAAATGCCGCCATGGTCGAGGAAACCAACGCCTCCAGCCACACCCTGGCCCAGGAAGCAGCCGCACTGAGCACCCTCGTCGCCGCCTTCCGCCTCGACCTCGACCAGGCCCGCCAACCCCACCAGTCCCACGCCGCCTGA
- a CDS encoding P-loop NTPase fold protein has product MVEALQIIDQESLERWLSDRPVDWAHQIALRASLRVFPLVTSGWNKGSDVDKERIQGLALAVWRCLLISSVGIKNSSGNLRQAAAAAADAAAVAAALATGAAVDAARSAAAATARAASVFVSADVPNIAARAASSAASAGYFVRSNSVPGEIWESVHADAQFLEANGKALEEQRLWLDDVRGSEKYQANFPPWARKPFDAFAGSQLAQTTSWGLIVDWYRALLPNALNNAPQSLFDEMVEVQIATQSDEFWSRKDPQAVIDDIARIAERKDPPAKPSNRIEAPDYDQSRFSVIRTEKDEYWEGGKIFSYDRSRFLERGYTNTFFRDEFSNLNPITIEKLKRLPTLFTYESGTAGSSKVGKLVDIRPTESTLELKVEFDPRFTDIQSDDLANLWKKLGVFKGRIELSRTQWAIKEGNLFDLLSQLHQTANSEESVTSKEGAGLTNNIPTGRAETAYVGDNVDGSVDYLQRSEIAFALAGQLNDVWDSMNPPPSPVIPFDSAYWTGLFKRSPKQTLEPGFVVHVDAPWGGGKTTFAQYLTQILNPYRLPQLPKWLKDLPLGDAEKWKQSHRRPWHVVQFNAWQHEHVSPPWWVFYETIRKAATDAAVNETNQRWDDPPPGKSQDETNRPAEPLREFAYDGYLWMPHLRRFEFWVGETFWRLVTPKVRTSIYVTAATALALWFLVWSGIFSLNFADPSKSGISGKDLPGALAALLVVLFGGGATIRTILSSFAQSLTPGTPDAAKNYSLGAGDPLQRMRDHFLRLTRRLNRPIIVIVDDLDRCNAKFVTELVRGMQTILASPRVVYVLLGDRDWIEQAFAEVNKEMKAIDVGAEHSFGGRFVEKAIQLSMVLPAMTEEVREGYVEFLLSPDLENERAETRQDGPEGELEISSPQIKNGLAMALNAASLVAPVTLSVVGLSSAAAITEQIVSALATKKFAEREAATQKVLENIKADNFGSMSEEIRRNVGRELDFLAVGDEEAEAETRHLLLALAPALPPNPRQIKRILNTLTLNQQVMTKVYPEYRAGSTQWQQLVRWVVMAVEWPMSWFTLTRHPKLADVVLTMSAEPPDEQKVKQALEKIEGDLSQVQAIAFVKKLVDTKSVVELLTFSNPDKGWPSAPLNTETIGWLAEIMPATSGRMLKVAAKSPSDELAQHSK; this is encoded by the coding sequence ATGGTGGAAGCGCTTCAAATCATCGATCAGGAATCGCTCGAACGCTGGCTTTCCGATAGGCCTGTGGACTGGGCGCACCAGATTGCGCTCCGCGCCTCGCTCCGGGTATTTCCGCTGGTAACAAGTGGATGGAACAAAGGATCGGATGTAGATAAGGAAAGAATTCAGGGATTGGCACTAGCAGTCTGGCGCTGCCTTCTAATATCTTCGGTCGGGATCAAAAATTCTTCCGGCAATTTGAGGCAGGCAGCCGCCGCCGCCGCCGATGCCGCCGCAGTCGCCGCTGCTCTCGCCACTGGCGCCGCCGTCGACGCTGCCCGATCAGCCGCCGCCGCAACAGCCCGCGCCGCATCTGTATTCGTATCCGCTGATGTCCCCAATATTGCAGCCCGGGCTGCGTCCAGTGCTGCATCCGCCGGCTACTTTGTCCGCTCAAACTCAGTTCCAGGCGAAATTTGGGAATCGGTTCATGCAGACGCCCAGTTTCTGGAGGCTAATGGGAAGGCTCTTGAAGAGCAACGCCTCTGGCTCGACGATGTTCGTGGCAGCGAAAAATACCAAGCCAACTTCCCGCCTTGGGCTCGCAAACCCTTCGATGCGTTCGCCGGAAGCCAGTTGGCGCAAACAACCTCTTGGGGTTTGATCGTTGACTGGTACCGAGCACTTCTGCCCAATGCGTTGAACAACGCGCCGCAGAGCCTGTTTGATGAGATGGTAGAAGTCCAGATAGCCACACAATCGGATGAATTCTGGAGCAGAAAAGACCCACAAGCGGTAATAGACGACATTGCCCGGATTGCGGAGCGTAAAGATCCGCCCGCAAAACCATCCAATCGAATTGAAGCTCCGGACTACGATCAATCTCGATTTTCAGTGATCCGCACCGAAAAAGATGAGTATTGGGAAGGGGGAAAGATATTCTCGTATGATCGATCTCGGTTTCTAGAGAGAGGTTACACGAATACCTTTTTTCGAGATGAGTTTTCGAATCTTAATCCGATCACAATTGAAAAGCTCAAACGTTTACCAACGCTGTTCACGTATGAGAGCGGTACCGCTGGTTCATCCAAAGTGGGAAAACTGGTTGATATCCGTCCAACTGAATCGACACTTGAATTGAAAGTAGAGTTCGATCCTCGATTTACAGATATCCAGTCAGATGATTTGGCGAATCTCTGGAAGAAACTCGGCGTCTTCAAAGGTCGTATTGAACTGAGCAGAACACAGTGGGCGATCAAGGAGGGCAATCTATTCGATCTCTTGAGCCAGTTACATCAAACCGCCAACAGCGAAGAAAGTGTGACTTCTAAAGAAGGCGCCGGATTAACTAATAACATCCCAACAGGCCGTGCCGAAACCGCCTATGTCGGCGACAATGTCGATGGATCTGTGGACTATCTCCAGCGCTCCGAAATCGCCTTCGCGCTTGCTGGTCAGCTCAATGATGTCTGGGATTCCATGAATCCACCTCCGAGTCCGGTCATCCCGTTTGACAGCGCCTATTGGACAGGCCTGTTCAAGCGCAGTCCGAAGCAAACGCTCGAGCCCGGCTTTGTGGTCCATGTAGATGCGCCATGGGGCGGCGGCAAAACAACCTTCGCGCAATATCTGACACAGATCCTCAATCCCTACCGCCTGCCGCAACTTCCGAAATGGCTCAAGGACTTGCCGCTTGGCGATGCAGAGAAATGGAAGCAATCCCATCGTAGGCCCTGGCATGTGGTGCAGTTCAACGCCTGGCAGCATGAGCATGTCTCGCCGCCCTGGTGGGTGTTTTACGAGACCATTCGCAAAGCTGCGACCGATGCAGCGGTGAATGAAACCAATCAGCGATGGGACGATCCGCCGCCGGGTAAAAGCCAGGATGAAACAAATCGTCCCGCCGAACCTCTCAGGGAATTCGCGTATGACGGCTACCTCTGGATGCCCCATCTCCGGCGGTTTGAGTTTTGGGTCGGTGAAACATTCTGGCGTCTCGTAACACCGAAGGTTCGGACAAGTATTTATGTTACGGCTGCAACTGCATTGGCACTCTGGTTTCTCGTCTGGTCCGGCATCTTTTCATTGAACTTCGCCGACCCGTCAAAAAGCGGCATCTCCGGCAAGGATCTACCGGGTGCTCTGGCTGCATTGCTTGTGGTGCTGTTTGGTGGCGGGGCAACCATCCGCACCATTCTGTCGTCCTTTGCGCAATCGCTCACACCCGGCACACCCGACGCCGCGAAAAACTACTCCCTCGGGGCGGGCGACCCGCTGCAGCGGATGAGAGATCATTTTCTCAGGCTCACCAGGCGCTTAAACCGCCCGATCATTGTTATCGTGGATGATCTTGACCGCTGTAATGCGAAGTTCGTCACCGAGCTTGTCCGCGGAATGCAGACCATTCTCGCCAGTCCCCGCGTTGTCTACGTGCTATTAGGCGACCGGGACTGGATCGAGCAGGCCTTTGCCGAGGTCAACAAGGAAATGAAAGCGATCGACGTCGGAGCCGAACATTCCTTCGGTGGGCGTTTTGTTGAAAAGGCAATCCAACTGTCGATGGTCTTGCCTGCGATGACCGAAGAGGTGCGGGAAGGCTATGTCGAATTCCTGCTGTCGCCGGATCTCGAGAACGAGCGGGCGGAAACAAGGCAGGACGGACCAGAGGGAGAACTCGAGATATCATCACCGCAGATCAAGAATGGTTTGGCAATGGCATTGAATGCGGCGTCGCTAGTGGCGCCGGTAACGCTCTCCGTGGTTGGCTTAAGTTCAGCTGCAGCAATAACTGAGCAAATTGTGAGTGCATTGGCGACCAAGAAGTTTGCGGAAAGAGAAGCAGCAACTCAGAAAGTCCTCGAGAACATCAAAGCCGACAATTTCGGAAGCATGAGTGAGGAAATTCGACGCAATGTGGGCCGAGAGCTCGATTTTCTGGCGGTCGGAGATGAGGAAGCCGAAGCCGAAACCCGGCATTTGCTGCTGGCTTTGGCTCCTGCGCTGCCGCCCAATCCGCGTCAGATCAAGCGTATTCTCAACACGCTGACGCTCAACCAGCAGGTCATGACCAAGGTCTACCCCGAATACAGGGCCGGAAGCACCCAGTGGCAGCAACTGGTGCGTTGGGTGGTCATGGCGGTCGAATGGCCGATGAGCTGGTTTACATTGACTAGGCATCCCAAATTGGCGGATGTCGTCCTGACTATGAGCGCTGAACCACCTGATGAGCAAAAGGTGAAACAAGCACTTGAAAAGATCGAGGGCGATCTTTCCCAGGTACAGGCAATAGCCTTCGTGAAAAAACTGGTCGACACTAAGTCTGTGGTAGAACTGCTGACATTTTCCAATCCGGACAAAGGCTGGCCAAGCGCTCCGCTCAACACCGAAACAATTGGGTGGCTTGCAGAAATCATGCCGGCAACAAGCGGTCGCATGTTGAAAGTCGCAGCGAAATCACCCAGCGATGAGCTGGCTCAACACTCAAAATGA
- a CDS encoding multidrug effflux MFS transporter, which yields MLSPFVRSAVILGLMSAVGPLAIDMFLPALPTVADHLGSTAAAAQLTITAYFIAFGLAQMIYGPIADMVGRKPPVVAGLALFAAGSLVCAAAPDMAWLVGGRVLQALGGAAVMVIPRAIIRDMHTGTQATRLMALVMLIISVSPMLAPLIGSGVIAISGWRAIFGVLAVAAGLSILLTLTLQPETLKPENRVPVRLSAIVGGSLKLLRDPVFMGLTFVGGFGMASFFVFLASASFVYTGHYGLTPTGFSLAFAANALGFFSASQMAASLGEKFGAERVVSWAVSGFLGFTLLLLALMAAGFDHFALLVGLLICANGCLGLVIPTTMVMALDDHGDIAGLASSLGGMLQMLAGGILTMLAGPFFDGTPLPMVAAIALAAVLAFTAMRITGSARGRRLVAAQ from the coding sequence ATGTTGTCTCCCTTTGTCCGCTCCGCCGTTATTCTGGGGCTCATGTCCGCTGTCGGGCCGTTGGCCATCGACATGTTCCTGCCGGCGTTACCCACCGTTGCCGATCATCTCGGCAGCACCGCCGCCGCGGCACAGCTGACCATTACCGCCTATTTCATCGCCTTTGGCCTGGCCCAGATGATCTATGGCCCGATTGCCGACATGGTCGGCCGCAAGCCGCCGGTTGTTGCCGGCCTTGCGCTGTTTGCCGCGGGTTCGCTGGTCTGCGCCGCCGCCCCCGACATGGCCTGGCTGGTCGGTGGCCGTGTGCTGCAGGCGCTCGGCGGCGCCGCGGTGATGGTGATCCCGCGCGCCATCATCCGCGACATGCACACCGGCACCCAGGCCACCCGGCTGATGGCGCTGGTGATGCTGATCATCTCGGTCTCGCCGATGCTGGCGCCGCTGATCGGCTCCGGCGTCATTGCCATTTCCGGCTGGAGAGCGATCTTCGGTGTGCTGGCGGTGGCGGCCGGGCTCTCGATTCTGCTGACGCTGACGCTGCAGCCGGAAACCCTTAAGCCCGAAAACCGGGTTCCGGTGCGGCTCTCGGCGATTGTCGGCGGTTCGCTCAAGCTGTTGCGCGATCCGGTGTTCATGGGGCTCACCTTTGTCGGCGGTTTCGGCATGGCCAGTTTCTTCGTGTTCCTGGCCAGCGCCTCGTTTGTCTATACCGGCCATTACGGGCTGACGCCGACCGGCTTCAGCCTCGCCTTTGCCGCCAATGCGCTGGGCTTTTTCTCCGCCTCGCAGATGGCTGCCAGTCTCGGCGAGAAATTCGGTGCCGAGCGGGTCGTCTCCTGGGCGGTCAGCGGATTCTTGGGCTTCACGCTGCTGCTGCTGGCGCTGATGGCTGCCGGGTTCGATCATTTCGCGCTGCTGGTCGGCCTGCTGATCTGCGCCAATGGCTGCCTCGGCCTGGTCATCCCCACCACCATGGTGATGGCGCTCGATGATCACGGCGACATTGCCGGCCTGGCCTCGTCATTGGGCGGCATGCTGCAGATGCTGGCCGGCGGCATCCTGACGATGCTGGCCGGACCGTTTTTCGATGGCACGCCGCTGCCGATGGTGGCCGCCATCGCGCTGGCCGCGGTGCTGGCATTTACCGCCATGCGTATCACCGGCAGCGCCCGCGGCCGTCGTCTGGTCGCCGCTCAATAG